In Bifidobacterium actinocoloniiforme DSM 22766, a genomic segment contains:
- a CDS encoding replication-associated recombination protein A → MVDDLFSAAEAPDEHTLPLAVRMRPRTLEEVVGQDKAIAPGTPLERLARPGASAQQRLTAPASVILFGPPGVGKTTLAYIVARQSGRAFRELSAVTSGVKELRALLTEARERLVSSSQETVLFVDEVHRFSKSQQDALLPAVENRDVTLVAATTENPSFSVISPLLSRSVVVKLEALEPVDIGDLIDRAVADERGLKGEVRVDRGARERIVSLAGGDARKALTVLEAAAGALTGDKPRKKGARKPVISESVVSSVMDVAAVRYDKQGDDHYDVASAFIKSMRGSDPDAALHYLARMIRAGEDPRFIARRIMIAAAEEVGMAAPQILQTTVAAAQAVAMVGMPEARIILSEAVIAVATAPKSNASYMAIDQALADVDAGRIGQVPLHLRNAPTKLMKQWGNKEGYRYAHDWPGAVAPQQYMPDELAGRVYYQPNDRGYERELGPRLERIRAILNADTGSKGAGQDHQGSDGAKGSD, encoded by the coding sequence ATGGTAGACGATTTGTTCAGCGCTGCCGAAGCGCCCGACGAGCACACCCTGCCCCTTGCGGTGCGGATGCGGCCGCGGACGCTGGAAGAGGTCGTAGGTCAGGACAAGGCCATAGCGCCCGGCACCCCGTTGGAACGCCTGGCCAGGCCAGGGGCGTCCGCCCAGCAGCGCCTGACCGCGCCGGCTTCGGTCATCCTCTTCGGCCCTCCGGGGGTAGGCAAAACCACCCTGGCTTACATCGTGGCCCGACAGTCCGGGCGAGCTTTCCGGGAGCTGTCCGCGGTCACATCCGGTGTCAAGGAGCTGCGGGCCCTGTTAACCGAGGCTCGCGAGCGTCTGGTTTCCAGCAGCCAGGAGACGGTACTGTTCGTGGATGAAGTCCATCGCTTCTCCAAGTCCCAGCAGGACGCCCTCTTGCCTGCCGTGGAGAACCGAGACGTGACCCTGGTGGCCGCCACCACCGAAAATCCCTCATTCTCTGTTATCTCGCCCCTCCTCTCCCGCTCCGTCGTTGTCAAACTGGAGGCCCTGGAGCCGGTCGACATAGGCGACCTGATTGACCGGGCCGTCGCAGACGAGCGCGGCCTTAAAGGCGAAGTCAGAGTCGATCGGGGCGCGCGGGAGCGCATCGTCTCCCTGGCTGGCGGCGACGCACGCAAGGCACTGACGGTCCTGGAGGCGGCCGCCGGGGCTCTCACTGGCGACAAACCGCGTAAGAAAGGCGCACGCAAGCCTGTCATCAGCGAGAGCGTCGTCTCTTCGGTGATGGACGTGGCGGCGGTCAGGTACGACAAACAGGGTGACGATCACTACGATGTTGCTTCGGCTTTCATCAAGTCCATGCGAGGCTCGGATCCGGACGCCGCCCTGCACTACCTGGCCAGGATGATTCGGGCGGGGGAGGACCCCCGCTTCATCGCACGGCGGATCATGATCGCCGCCGCCGAGGAAGTGGGCATGGCCGCCCCGCAGATTCTCCAGACCACCGTGGCCGCCGCCCAGGCTGTGGCGATGGTGGGCATGCCCGAGGCCAGGATCATCCTGTCCGAAGCGGTCATCGCGGTAGCCACGGCCCCTAAGTCCAACGCCTCGTACATGGCCATCGACCAGGCGCTAGCGGACGTGGATGCAGGGCGTATCGGCCAAGTCCCCCTCCACCTGCGTAATGCACCGACCAAGCTGATGAAGCAGTGGGGCAACAAGGAGGGCTATCGCTACGCCCATGATTGGCCGGGCGCGGTGGCCCCCCAGCAATACATGCCGGACGAGCTGGCTGGTCGCGTTTACTATCAGCCCAACGACCGAGGCTACGAGCGGGAACTGGGCCCCCGCCTGGAACGGATCCGGGCCATCCTCAACGCTGACACGGGCTCCAAGGGCGCCGGCCAGGATCACCAGGGAAGCGACGGCGCTAAGGGGTCGGACTAG